The genomic interval GCCTCAGGAGAGCTGCTGGTCAGAGGCAGCTGTGTGATGCTGGGATACTGGGACGATCCCCAGAAAACCAGTGAAGCCATCTGCCAAGCTCGCTGGTACAGGACTGGGTAAGAGACTGTATGCACAATGTATTCTGCATGTGTTAgaaaacatattcaaatgttttgatgtgCACATGGGGAAATAATAAATCTGTCTTACATGTGTGATTTTCTaccacacagtgacacagcCAGTCTGAACAGTCTTGGGTACTGCCGCATCGAAGGTCGTATGAAGGATCTGATCATCCGAGGAGGGGAGAACATCTATCCCGCTGAGATAGAGCAGTTTCTGTTTACACATCCTAAAGTAACAGAGGTGCAGGTGAGACTAaaaaccactagagggcagcaaaATCTTtctcaaatatatattttttctctttatggAGACCTTCCTTAATTTGATTGATAATAAAAGCTGAGCTCtttaatttcattgtttgtttaatttctctATTTTGCAGGTGGTCGGAGTGAAAGATGAGAGGCTGGGCGAGCAGGTGTGTGCCTGCATCAGACTGAAGGAGGGCCAGACTTCCACTGCAGAGGAGATAAGAGCTTTCTGCAAAGACCAGGTGAGACGTGATGAATAAGAGATCCAAAATTTGACACTTAAAGCAGAGACAGCTGTACAGTTGTTGTACTGATATTTGTTTCCCACTCCCCCAACTAGATCGCTCACTTCAAGATCCCACACTATGTTTTCTTTGTGGACAGCTACCCTCTGACAGCGTCTGGAAAGGTATAATTCTTCTGTTCTTACACTGACTTACAGTCAGTCCATTAAAACAACTTACTTTTatcccctctgattcacatATTTGTCTCCGCATTTGGCCTAACTGATTTTCCAAAACATATATTTTCCCTGAATGAATTCCTGCTCTTCCTAcctgaaaaactgtttttcttgaCTTTTGATAAATAATCATTATTTGAAATCTATTAGGATCACACAATGAGTTGGTTTGGATCGTTGTAATTTGCCGTATtgtcaatttttattttatggagAGTTTCAGAGATATCCTTTGacagtttcatattttttatttgcttaaGTTTTCTGAAATTCTGcaaataatgtaaacagcttTAACCTGATACAatactgtctttttttctagatcAAGAAGAACATATTAAAGGAGGAAATGGAGAAGAAATTAGGCCTCTAACTTCAAGGACCATCATGGATTCAAGAGCACATGTTTTGAAACACAGAAACCTAACACAGGGATGAAATGCTTTCTTTATCATGATTCTATAAATTACCTGAGTATGGACTGTGATACTGAACATGTTCATATAATAACACAGTGACAAGCTAACTCCAATTCTCTAGTAGTCTGCTTTTATTTCACAGTTTCCTTCCTGCAACACCCCCCAAACTCCCATCCAACAGGGGatgtctccagctgtgagtcaCATGTTAACAACTCAGGGAGATTTTCTGAGAAACTTTCTAGAGGATTGCATTTGTGAAAAGACAGGCATTTTGTTATGGTTATGTATTTTAAACTGTCCAGatctgaaataaacattttacaaagaaaCTGTCTGCAAGGTTGAGTGGATCTATTCGCAATGGAATATACGCCCCTGCAGGTTTTCCTACATGCTTTGGAGAAAAGATCAGAGGAGACGTTATTGGCTATCTACAATCTGGAACCTCACAGCTAGATGTCACTAAATCCAGCACACTGgtccttaaaaaaagacacatcttTAGGAACTACATGCACTGACAGTACATGCTTTAAAAatcacttctttgtttttcaagctTGCACATGCAAGGAGAATGATCCTTTCCTGCAAGTATAATACAACATAGGTGTGCTAGCCACTGCTGACCCTGATGAAGACCTGATGCAATGcattcgtttttgttttttttaacactgccacttcaaatgtgttttaattataTACAATCCTACAATTTGTCCTTGTCAGTCTTGGTTAAATATTAATGGTTATTTCTAGTTAATATTTTCTTGACATGTGCTTGAAAAGGCCAAATGGCAAAGATACTCTGACCTCTTAGCCAATAAGGAAGAGCTGTGGTTAAACATTACCCCTCCAGTGATAAACTCCAGCTGAAGTGAAGGAATGTGTAGGCAGGCGGGACCAAGGGCCACTTTCAACCAGTCAGAAAAATACACACCAATCTCTGTATTTCTGGAACAGACTGACTCTGTAAGACTTGAGGAAAATGACAGCCTTGAAATCTTCCTCACTGCTAAGGTCCTTCACTCTCAGCCTCGGATCTGTGGACGCATTTAAACAAAGCAAGACTTTGAAACTATGCAGCTCAAGTTTACTCCGCTGGTGCAGGTTAGTACATGTGGTTCTTTTTTAGGGTTTGAAATAGGAACATAGTGTACCAGACAGAGTGTatgatttttctttaaagtctgcagtggATGTAATAGGTAAAATAACTAGTTTTTTTAAGTTGGTGAAACAGATCTCTGTGGGATGTCTAATGTCCATGTGGTCAGTGATTGAGAAAAAAGTTATCCTACAGTTATGTTAAAttacctgaaaaaaacaaaagaacatctACCACTGTATTCCCTGTTCTTCATGTAGGCTACATACTTTGAAGATCGATCGGTGCCCTGTGCACAGCTGTGCTACTCATCCAGGAGGGTGCAGCTAGAGAAGTAACAAATAGCCTTCAAGAGCAGAGTAATCGAGCGCAGAGCAAACCTGAGGAAGCCAGAATGTGAAACTCATTTACTCCAATGTTAAATCATGCATTCAACTTTAAATCAACCTGGTGTGAGCTGGATTATTCTGATATTGTATCCTATTCATACGTTGGTTTACAAGAATGGTGAACAACAGCTTCCAGTTTAGGGAGTCACATGACTTGGGACCTGCCTTGACCTTAGACCAGACTTCACTTTACCTTTGATGATTGTTAGTAGGCtacatattttcatgaatttattcatcgtgataattttgtggatatatctttgaaTTGTGTCAAACATCtcagagtaattcttcttttaggtttgtgaagctgtaatacatactgtatgtgtaagaggcctcatagcagcagagttatatttggattggagccaatgtgtatgttgtgagctgaaaaggaaatgtgactctgagactgaaggaatgtatatgtctgacatttacgagtcaagctaatgtcttctttctagcctatTGGAAGTCAAACGGGAAGTCAGATGGAAAGGAATTGGTAGGCTgaaccttctagcagaatattaGCAATACTGTGTGAATAAATACTTTGCCAGTGATTGTCAGATGAttgtcagcatgggtcagcgatggtccgcactttgtcagccatgtgtgttctGTCAGACCACGGCTGAATAAATCCTAAGACGATCCACAGTCTCTgtcacgatttcatcattgaacatttactacagaaacaacccccacctaacaaaGATTTATAACAGTCTTATGGTTGACTTTTATTCAAATTGATTAATGAAGCAGATGACTGAATCAATTAAACGTTAATTATTGACTTGTTCCATTCAGTGTCAATTGCAAAGTTTGTGAAGCCAAATCAAGTCAAAGTGGAGCCAAATGTCAATATTAAGAGCAGGTCGGACCCCAAGATAGTTGCTTAGTTGCTGTCAATTGGGTTTGAATGTAAGTTATGTACTAATTCTTGTGGTAAGTAGAGGTGCAGAAGATGGCCTTGTAGAATATTTTCACAATGTTATTTATCGACTCCTTGCCGAAACAAGGTGTCCAGATGGAAGCCTGCTGAACGTCTTTTCTTGTCTAATCCTGCAAAAGATAACTGAGGGAGGACTGGCCAAACATCCAATGTCCATGTCATTAACTAACTGATTCTGATGCCACTGTGGACACCCAGTTCATAACATATCTGAACATTTATTTAGGATTAATTCTGTTCATCATTAGGCATTCAATATAAAACAAACGGAAGATCCTTTCCCACTAATGAAAAGCTAAGCGCTCTGAGAGGACACCCCATACATTTCACCCCCATTCCAATGCTTATGCCCTGCTAATAAGTTACATACATGACCACCACAACCCAAACAGAGAAGCCTGTTTTGGCTAGAACCTGCACCCTGCTATAAGGTCTCCCTTCCCCTACTTCTTCATATTTGTAAGAGAGAAGAGTGTTGTTCAAAGGGGGACAGAGAAGGTGGAGCCAGTGGGAGAACATTTGATCCTGGTCTTCACTTGATGCCTCATAACAGCCTGTCGGAACCTCTATTCTCAACTAACCCTATTCATCAATACGTTTCCAGAGTTTGCCATGGGGAAACATATTTTGTCAACAACTTTAACAATCTTGTCCTTTTCGTTGTCATTGGACCAGTTCATGGCCAGTAAGACAAACATTCTCCTATTACGTTGTTTCTCAGTGGAAGTCCAGAGGTTCTCTCTGTGTCATTTACCAACTGATTCTGTTGGAAGTCAAGTAATGGCCTATTTAAGTATCTTGACTTACTTAATTCATCAGTAAATGTACACAAGTTGACCTGACCCCTCGTCATTTTTGGTCGTCACGTCAGTATTGTATGACCACCAAAAGGGATATTCACTGGTTTTATATGTCCACTGACATTGCCCACTCAAGTTAGGTACATACTTGGAGATAACCCACATTCCCCATTTTATATTGTTAGTCAGTGGCCTGAGCTCGAAGTTTGCCATTTGACTGTTTGGTTTAACAGTGCACTGGCATTTTAGGTTGGCATTAGTCACCTCATGCTTGGATTTTTAGCGGATGTTAAGACCAACACTGAGTCTTAATTTATGCCATAGTGTAGGTTTTCTATCTCTTATTCATTAAGctatctaatctattctgtttaatgtgtattttgtattttgagttTAATTGTCTTTTCTGCTGCAAcgcccaaatttcccctctggggatcaataaagtactatcctatcctatcctaaaacAAGGTTGTCTGTTAAAAATACCTTATGTATTCTGTAAAACAGTGGAATAGTTCATTGTAAGGGCACATTCCCATTATAATCGTAATATAATGAGTTACCTAAATCAAAGTCTAGTCCATTAATTTGCTTGACCAATGGACTTTTTCCTGAATCTTGTTCTCTATCCCAGGTCTCTCCATGTGGACAGTCCTCCTCACATACCCTCTATGACCACCAGCTATGTCCACGGTACCTCCTCTGCCTCACTACTCTCCCTAACTGTAAGCCAGAGCCTGGATTGGGCGGTCCAACGCTGGCCCGATCGTGAAGCTGTGGTCTTCCTGCAGGATGGCATACGGAAAACCTTCTATCAGTTTCAGCAAGATGTGAGCCcaagtctttgtgtttttagccTTACTGCATAATAATCCCTATGCAACTATTAACTTGATTccaatgtattttcatttttgaatgaTAAACCCACTGATTTAATTAGCGAGAGCCAATTGTGACATTTATTGTTGCAGGCAGACACGATGGCTGCAGGTCTGCTTGCTCTGGGCATGACCAAAGGTGACCGACTGGGAATTTGGGGACCCAACTCATATGAGTGGATTGTGTTCCAGTTTTCTACAGCGAAAGCTGGAATTATACTGGTCAGTTTAAACTATTACATTTACAATGTAGCCTTGTGATTTGACCGACAGTTCTTGAGCTGAACTTCAGTCGATGACATAAGCCTCTGTCCTGTGTTACCAAATACTCTGCTGTCGAGGGTCAGTTAGCTGCACATTGAACCCTTTCAGGGGCCCTGTGGAGATATGATGTATATGTTGATGTATGCTAACTAGGTCATCTGTGTTAAGGTATACTGTACAATGTGATATGGTATACAGAAGATACTGAATATAACCTTTAATGGATTAACTGTTGTCTTTAAACTGTTGTTATATGTGCAGGTTTCCCTAAATCCAGCCTATCAGGTGAAGGAAGTGGAGTTCACACTAAAGAAGGTATGACTTTTGCAGGAAATCAGCCATTTATACAACTCTATTTACCTATACCTTTATCTACACACAACTGAAAATAGTTTTTATCACAAAACAATCCTTACACACATTTGTGTGAGCGCATAATTTTGACAGAAGTGAATGTTCTTCACAGGTCCAGTGTAAAGCTGTGGTCTGCCCTTctcactttaaaacacaaaacttctGTGAGATGCTGAGGGAGCTCTGCCCCGAAATCGACAATATGCCAGCAAGCATGATCAAAAGCTCCAGGTATGATAGATTTAATATCAAATATCAGATTTAAAGTATGCTTTCTTGATTCATTGGTAGAAAAAGACTGTGTACATTACACAATCCATTATCGGAAAGGCACGCAGAGAGTGTGATTCTTGGCTAAGGCCAATAGTCCAATCTCCTAATAGATGTAAATCTGTAGCCTGCAAACACAATGTGTGGATATATTAGTCAGATCCATTATTAATTGCTTGTTTGTGAGTCAGATCCACATCCAGTCCAGAAATGTCCAGTACAATCCTTCTATCAAGTTTAAAGAAAATGGAATTTCAATGCAATACTTAAAAGTCTATATTTGTTTAGATCTGCTATTAACTGTTGGTTCATGAGTCAGAGCTGCCgtcatttaaacatttgcttTGTCCAGATTTGACTGGTTCTTTGGTCCATTGTTAACCCTTCCACCAAGCTTCATGAGAATCGGTCCATGCATATTTTTGGAACCCTCCAAATAAACATGAGGCACCCCAAACATTAGGAGGGTGGTAATTTATTTGGTTGTAATACAAAGATATTTGTCTGGGGTCTGCCAGGGTTCCAGACTTGCGTATGGTGATTgtgacagacagcagacagCCAGGGATGCTCCATGTAGAGGACGTCATGCAAGCGGGGGAAAGTCGGCACCACAGCGAGCTTATGGATCTGCAGAGCAAGCTGTCCTTTGATGACCCCATCAACATTCAGTTCACATCAGTAAGCTTCACCTTTTGCACTGACACACTTGTTTTCTCACTTGGATTGTGTCAGTATAATGTAACAATAATTCTGAAATGATGTTTATTTCCAGGGGACTACTGGCAGTCCAAAAGGAGCAGCTCTTTCCCACCACAATATTGTCAACAATGCCTACTTTATCGGCCTCAGAGTGGGTTATGGATGGAGAGTAAGTCCATTTTTATCATTTGATTTTACACCTACACGAACATTGAAAGGTAGTAATCTTATTATTTTCCATCTGTCCATCAGCCTCAGGTACGAGTATGTGTGCCTGTACCCATGTACCACTGCTTCGGCTCTGTGTTGGGAGGGATGTGTATGGCGGTGCATGGTGTCACTCTGGTCTTTCCTTCAGCTGGGTACAACAGTCAAGCCAACCTGGCTGCCATACAGAGTGAAAAGTATGAGACTCATCTCTTTAGACAAAAGATTTTCAAAGACATCATTTTACACTCTCGAATCTATTtcagttccattttttttccacccaaGGTGCAATTTCGTCTATGGTACTCCTACAATGTTCACTGACATGCTTAGCCAACAAGTTATACATAAGTATGATATGTCTTCAGTTGAAGCTGGTAAGAGATTTGAAGAAGAGAACGTTTTGAACTACTCTCGGTGTGATTTTAAGATATGATTATCTACATGTTCTTGTGTTGTAGGTATTATGGCAGGTTCTCCATGCCCTTCTGAGGTTGTGAGAAAACTGAGAGCAGACATGAACATGAAAGAGATAACGGTAAGCAGGTAGCTATGTTTCCAATAccttttcaaataaaactgTACAATTCTTACAATAATAGAGACTCATCAGCTTCTAAGGACCTTTTGTACATCATTTTTTAATAGATAGGATATGGAACCACTGAGAATAGCCCGATTACATTTCTGGGATTCCCACATGACAATGAGGAGCTGAAGACAGATACTGTTGGATGCATCATGAGCCACACAGAGGTTTGTCTAATTTGCACAATCCTTAATCAACACATCACTTTAACGACACTGATACTTTTGCCTAAATGTCTTTGCTGTAGGCTAAAGTGGTGGACCCTAATACCGGGGAAATAGTCCCTGTGGGGGCCTCAGGAGAGCTGCTGGTCAGAGGCAGCTGTGTGATGCTAGGATACTGGAATGATCCCCAGAAAACCAGTGAAGCCATCTGCCAAGCTCGCTGGTACAGGACTGGGTAAGAAACTATATTACAAACTCTGAATGTTTCATGTGAAGCCACTGGAACTGAAATCCCCTTTAGACTAGTGGCTTTGTAAATAAGGGTCAAATCTAAACTAGTAAGCTACACCTGAGTGCAGTAAAAGTATCAGAAATTACTTTAGGTACAAGTTCATTgagtgttttttgtattttatttttctgatttttgATGTATCTGATGAGGTTTGTATTGGtggatatttattttgaaattatgcTGGTAACTTAAGGAACCAATTAGCCTGAATAGCCACATATTGGCTATTTATATCTAGCGTAGATTTTGAGAATCTAACACGGTTGTCTAGTTTATTGTGGGCCATTGATCATCTTTGGTAGGCCTACCAAATCACTGGCAGAGGAAGTTGTGTTCTGTAAATCCAGCACTAGCTAACACTACATAGCCGTCATTTAGCATTGTAGTGATAGTTTTGAGACGGATAGCTGCATCTCGAATTAGAGTGTATGCTAACCGCTAACAATCATATGGATAGCAAAAAATCTTTTAAGATACCATCCAGAAACCAGTTGCAGTAAGTAATATTGAGATGGCAGGGCTTCCTTCTTTGATTCTGAATTTAAcaacttaaacatttaaactgggTCAATTTAAGATAGGATCCTTCAAAGGATGCATCCTACCAAGGACCCAGCCTTTGTAGCCTGCATAGACCGCAGGCTGAACTGAAATCCCATCCAATCTACTGAGAATTTCCTGTTTGCATCACCAACTGTTCCCGCCCTTACCCAATCATTACTAagcaacatttctgttgctTAGTAACCTCCACAACTACAACGTTTCTAGCTAATAATGTCACATATCTAAATCAATTTTTTCAATATGATTGTAAGTCATTACAGTCAACGTTTTTTCATGTGTATCGCTAGCTTTTTGAATGACTTGAAACCAATTACTTACATATACAAGCCCACCATTTGGTCTGAATTGGCGTGCAATGAATGTTGACATATGTTGGGCCACAAGGGATGCAGAAGAAGAGGGGGTCATTTATCGGACACAAAAAAGCAACAGAATTGAGAAATGTTCTGCATAACACAGTTTACTGTTTTTATCAGAAAATGCACGTGAACAGATGTAAAAGTGGGGTATGCATATTATGTGTGATTTTCTaccacacagtgacacagcCAGTCTGAACAGTCTTGGGTACTGCCGCATCGAAGGCCGTATGAAGGATCTGATCATCCGAGGAGGGGAAAACATCTACCCAGCTGAAATAGAACAATTTCTTTTCACTCATCCAAAAGTAATGGAGGTGCAGGTGAGACTGAAAACCACTGGAGGGCAGCAAAAATCTAAGCCATTGCAGACTTTATATTTTCAGCAAagtcatccttttttttgtctctcaaaATTGTAGGTGTTCTTTCCAGGGCAGTAAAGCTGAGTTGTGTGCGGTTGTTctgcttgtctgtctgttttgcaGGTGGTTGGAGTGAAAGATGAAAGGCTAGGCGAGCAGGTGTGTGCCTGCATCAGACTGAAGGAGGGCCAGACTTCCACTGCAGAAGAGATAAGAGCATTCTGCAAAGGCCAGGTGAGAGATGATGAACAAAAGCCCAACACTCAAATCAAGGCtgtacagttgttgtttttttaaccctgtGCGTTTGTTTTCTCCCCCTAGATCGCTCACTTCAAGATCCCACACTACGTTTTCTTTGTGGACAGCTACCCTCTGACAGCCTCTGGAAAGGTACAATACTATTGTGATGGTATTATggatgtttaaaacaaaataaaacagctgcGACTTTCTGTTATTCCAGATCAAGAAGAATGTATTGAAGGAGGAAATGGAGAAGAAACTAGGCCTTTAATTTGGTTGAACGTGGTGGACTTGGAGAGTTCGTCGAAAATGTGAACCCATACAGACTGAATACTTTCCTTTAGACcatgaaattaaatat from Labrus mixtus chromosome 20, fLabMix1.1, whole genome shotgun sequence carries:
- the LOC132954569 gene encoding medium-chain acyl-CoA ligase ACSF2, mitochondrial-like isoform X4; translated protein: MTALKSSSLLRSFTLSLGSVDAFKQSKTLKLCSSSLLRWCRSLHVDSPPHIPSMTTSYVHGTSSASLLSLTVSQSLDWAVQRWPDREAVVFLQDGIRKTFYQFQQDADTMAAGLLALGMTKGDRLGIWGPNSYEWIVFQFSTAKAGIILVSLNPAYQVKEVEFTLKKVQCKAVVCPSHFKTQNFCEMLRELCPEIDNMPASMIKSSRVPDLRMVIVTDSRQPGMLHVEDVMQAGESRHHSELMDLQSKLSFDDPINIQFTSGTTGSPKGAALSHHNIVNNAYFIGLRVGYGWRPQVRVCVPVPMYHCFGSVLGGMCMAVHGVTLVFPSAGYNSQANLAAIQSEKCNFVYGTPTMFTDMLSQQVIHKYDMSSVEAGIMAGSPCPSEVVRKLRADMNMKEITIGYGTTENSPITFLGFPHDNEELKTDTVGCIMSHTEAKVVDPNTGEIVPVGASGELLVRGSCVMLGYWNDPQKTSEAICQARWYRTGDTASLNSLGYCRIEGRMKDLIIRGGENIYPAEIEQFLFTHPKVMEVQVVGVKDERLGEQVCACIRLKEGQTSTAEEIRAFCKGQIAHFKIPHYVFFVDSYPLTASGKLRLSVIPDQEECIEGGNGEETRPLIWLNVVDLESSSKM
- the LOC132954569 gene encoding medium-chain acyl-CoA ligase ACSF2, mitochondrial-like isoform X2, whose translation is MGGMATQVLQTSHIQRVFRSTRHRLTVQHLRSMSALISSSLLRSCALRLRSVDALKHSNTWKLCSISLLQWCRSLHVDSPPHIPSMTTSYVHGTSSASLLSLTVSQSLDWAVQRWPDREAVVFLQDGIRKTFYQFQQDADTMAAGLLALGMTKGDRLGIWGPNSYEWIVFQFSTAKAGIILVSLNPAYQVKEVEFTLKKVQCKAVVCPSHFKTQNFCEMLRELCPEIDNMPASMIKSSRVPDLRMVIVTDSRQPGMLHVEDVMQAGESRHHSELMDLQSKLSFDDPINIQFTSGTTGSPKGAALSHHNIVNNAYFIGLRVGYGWRPQVRVCVPVPMYHCFGSVLGGMCMAVHGVTLVFPSAGYNSQANLAAIQSEKCNFVYGTPTMFTDMLSQQVIHKYDMSSVEAGIMAGSPCPSEVVRKLRADMNMKEITIGYGTTENSPITFLGFPHDNEELKTDTVGCIMSHTEAKVVDPNTGEIVPVGASGELLVRGSCVMLGYWNDPQKTSEAICQARWYRTGDTASLNSLGYCRIEGRMKDLIIRGGENIYPAEIEQFLFTHPKVMEVQVVGVKDERLGEQVCACIRLKEGQTSTAEEIRAFCKGQIAHFKIPHYVFFVDSYPLTASGKIKKNVLKEEMEKKLGL
- the LOC132954569 gene encoding medium-chain acyl-CoA ligase ACSF2, mitochondrial-like isoform X1 — its product is MGGMATQVLQTSHIQRVFRSTRHRLTVQHLRSMSALISSSLLRSCALRLRSVDALKHSNTWKLCSISLLQWCRSLHVDSPPHIPSMTTSYVHGTSSASLLSLTVSQSLDWAVQRWPDREAVVFLQDGIRKTFYQFQQDADTMAAGLLALGMTKGDRLGIWGPNSYEWIVFQFSTAKAGIILVSLNPAYQVKEVEFTLKKVQCKAVVCPSHFKTQNFCEMLRELCPEIDNMPASMIKSSRVPDLRMVIVTDSRQPGMLHVEDVMQAGESRHHSELMDLQSKLSFDDPINIQFTSGTTGSPKGAALSHHNIVNNAYFIGLRVGYGWRPQVRVCVPVPMYHCFGSVLGGMCMAVHGVTLVFPSAGYNSQANLAAIQSEKCNFVYGTPTMFTDMLSQQVIHKYDMSSVEAGIMAGSPCPSEVVRKLRADMNMKEITIGYGTTENSPITFLGFPHDNEELKTDTVGCIMSHTEAKVVDPNTGEIVPVGASGELLVRGSCVMLGYWNDPQKTSEAICQARWYRTGDTASLNSLGYCRIEGRMKDLIIRGGENIYPAEIEQFLFTHPKVMEVQVVGVKDERLGEQVCACIRLKEGQTSTAEEIRAFCKGQIAHFKIPHYVFFVDSYPLTASGKLRLSVIPDQEECIEGGNGEETRPLIWLNVVDLESSSKM